Proteins found in one Microcella daejeonensis genomic segment:
- a CDS encoding ABC transporter permease — protein MSDSNTTPPHSGRVPEGPGNGLPAAPTTAAVAAEATGPHDPATTGAAAGTPHEQPKSNQLLKEIFGGSAAISVLAVVLALVFGGLLIVLTDERVAETAGYFFSRPTDMLRAAWDAVSGGYAALFRGSIFNYETDRGFAVAIRPLTETIVFATPLIAAGLGVALAFRVGLFNIGGRGQILIAAAAAGYVGAYVPMAPGLHLIVALVVGIIGGAIWGGIVGLLKARTGAHEVIVTIMLNYIAFYLISFLLRTPGALQEPGQNNPQSGPILESAQYPSLLGPQYNLDIGFVLVVLATIYVWYLLNRSAMGFQFRAVGENPHAAQTAGIDVKAVYVKVMLIAGALVGLAGVQQVLGNFTGGFAAGLDAGIGFDAITVALLGRSKPWGVFFAGLLFGALKAGSFTMQASEGIPVDIVLVVQSFIVLFIAAPPLVRSIFRLPTPDGTYQWRLPRFARKTEVSQ, from the coding sequence ATGAGCGACTCGAACACCACGCCCCCGCACAGCGGTCGCGTTCCCGAGGGCCCCGGCAACGGCCTCCCGGCCGCGCCGACCACGGCCGCCGTCGCCGCCGAGGCGACCGGGCCGCACGATCCCGCGACCACCGGTGCCGCGGCGGGAACCCCGCACGAGCAGCCGAAGTCGAACCAGCTGCTGAAGGAGATCTTCGGCGGCAGCGCGGCCATCTCGGTGCTCGCCGTGGTGCTCGCGCTCGTCTTCGGCGGACTGCTGATCGTCCTCACCGATGAGCGCGTCGCCGAGACCGCCGGCTACTTCTTCTCGCGCCCCACCGACATGCTGCGCGCCGCGTGGGATGCCGTCAGCGGAGGGTACGCCGCCCTGTTCCGCGGGTCGATCTTCAACTACGAGACCGACCGCGGCTTCGCGGTCGCGATCCGCCCGCTGACCGAGACCATCGTTTTCGCCACGCCGCTCATCGCGGCCGGCCTCGGCGTGGCGCTCGCCTTCCGCGTGGGTCTGTTCAACATCGGCGGCCGCGGTCAGATCCTCATCGCGGCAGCCGCCGCCGGCTACGTCGGGGCCTACGTGCCGATGGCGCCGGGCCTGCACCTCATCGTCGCCCTCGTCGTCGGCATCATCGGCGGCGCGATCTGGGGCGGCATCGTCGGCCTGCTGAAGGCGCGCACCGGCGCGCACGAGGTGATCGTCACGATCATGCTCAACTACATCGCGTTCTACCTCATCTCGTTCCTGCTGCGCACGCCGGGCGCGCTGCAGGAGCCGGGGCAGAACAATCCGCAGAGCGGTCCCATCCTCGAGTCGGCGCAGTACCCGAGCCTGCTCGGCCCGCAGTACAACCTCGACATCGGCTTCGTGCTCGTCGTGCTCGCCACGATCTACGTCTGGTACCTGCTCAACCGCTCGGCGATGGGCTTCCAGTTCCGCGCGGTCGGCGAGAACCCGCACGCGGCGCAGACGGCGGGCATCGACGTGAAGGCCGTCTACGTGAAGGTCATGCTCATCGCCGGCGCGCTCGTCGGGCTCGCCGGGGTGCAGCAGGTGCTCGGCAACTTCACCGGGGGCTTCGCCGCGGGTCTCGACGCCGGCATCGGCTTCGACGCCATCACCGTGGCGCTGCTCGGCCGATCCAAGCCCTGGGGCGTCTTCTTCGCCGGGCTGCTGTTCGGGGCCCTGAAGGCCGGCTCGTTCACGATGCAGGCCTCGGAGGGCATCCCGGTCGACATCGTCCTCGTCGTGCAGTCGTTCATCGTGCTCTTCATCGCGGCACCGCCGCTCGTGCGCTCGATCTTCCGCCTGCCGACCCCCGACGGCACGTACCAGTGGCGTCTGCCTCGATTCGCCCGCAAGACGGAGGTGTCCCAGTGA
- a CDS encoding ABC transporter ATP-binding protein, with product MKLELRGITKRFGALVANDHIDLIVQPGEIHALLGENGAGKSTLMNTLYGLYQADEGEILLDDQVQAFSGPGDAMNAGIGMVHQHFMLIPVFTVAENVMLGNEKTRAAGLLDLDAARAKVREISARFGFEIDPDAKIEDLPVGVQQRVEIIKALSRNANVLVFDEPTAVLTPQETDELMGIMRQLKDEGTSIVFITHKLREVREVADRITVIRLGAVVGEASPTASNAELASLMVGRAVDLTVDKDTATPGDDALVVRDLTVTDPLGQVLVDGISFSIRRGEILAIAGVQGNGQTELTEAIMGLQRHTAGSISLDGAELIGRSTRQVLDAGVGFVPEDRSEDGIVKEFTIAENLMLDRSTGEPFVKRGTLQLADLDRFAEEKVREFDVRAQGITTKVGRLSGGNQQKVVLARELSRELRLFIAAQPTRGLDVGSIEFVHKRIVATRDAGVPVIVVSTELDEVVALADRIAVMYRGRIVGIVPGDTPRDVLGLMMAGETPAEVAA from the coding sequence ATGAAACTCGAGCTTCGTGGCATCACCAAGCGCTTCGGCGCACTGGTCGCCAACGACCACATCGACCTCATCGTGCAGCCCGGCGAGATCCACGCCCTGCTCGGCGAGAACGGTGCGGGCAAGTCCACGTTGATGAACACCCTCTACGGCCTGTACCAGGCCGACGAGGGCGAGATCCTGCTCGACGACCAGGTGCAGGCCTTCTCCGGGCCGGGCGACGCGATGAACGCGGGCATCGGCATGGTGCACCAGCACTTCATGCTCATCCCCGTCTTCACGGTGGCCGAGAACGTCATGCTCGGCAACGAGAAGACGCGCGCGGCCGGTCTGCTCGACCTCGACGCCGCCCGGGCGAAGGTGCGCGAGATCTCGGCCCGCTTCGGCTTCGAGATCGACCCCGACGCCAAGATCGAGGATCTGCCCGTCGGCGTGCAGCAGCGCGTCGAGATCATCAAGGCCCTGTCGCGCAACGCGAACGTGCTCGTCTTCGACGAGCCGACCGCCGTGCTCACGCCGCAGGAGACCGACGAGCTCATGGGCATCATGCGCCAGCTCAAGGACGAGGGCACGTCGATCGTCTTCATCACGCACAAGCTGCGCGAGGTGCGCGAGGTCGCCGACCGCATCACGGTCATCCGGCTCGGGGCGGTCGTCGGCGAGGCCTCGCCGACGGCGAGCAACGCCGAGCTCGCCTCCCTCATGGTCGGCCGCGCGGTCGACCTCACGGTCGACAAGGACACGGCGACGCCGGGCGACGACGCCCTCGTGGTGCGCGACCTCACCGTCACCGACCCGCTCGGCCAGGTGCTCGTCGACGGCATCTCGTTCAGCATCCGCCGCGGCGAGATCCTCGCGATCGCCGGCGTGCAGGGCAACGGGCAGACCGAGCTCACCGAGGCCATCATGGGCCTGCAGCGCCACACGGCCGGCTCGATCTCGCTCGACGGCGCCGAGCTCATCGGCCGCTCCACGCGCCAGGTGCTCGACGCCGGCGTCGGCTTCGTGCCCGAGGACCGCAGCGAGGACGGCATCGTGAAGGAGTTCACGATCGCCGAGAACCTCATGCTCGACCGCTCGACCGGCGAGCCCTTCGTCAAGCGCGGCACCCTGCAGCTCGCCGACCTCGACCGCTTCGCGGAGGAGAAGGTGCGCGAGTTCGACGTGCGCGCGCAGGGCATCACGACCAAGGTGGGCCGCCTCTCGGGCGGCAACCAGCAGAAGGTCGTGCTCGCCCGCGAGCTGAGCCGCGAGCTGCGCCTCTTCATCGCCGCCCAGCCCACGCGCGGCCTCGACGTCGGATCGATCGAGTTCGTGCACAAGCGCATCGTCGCCACGCGCGACGCCGGCGTGCCGGTGATCGTGGTCTCGACCGAGCTCGACGAGGTCGTCGCGCTCGCCGACCGCATCGCGGTCATGTACCGCGGGCGGATCGTCGGCATCGTGCCCGGCGACACCCCCCGCGACGTTCTCGGATTGATGATGGCCGGCGAGACGCCGGCGGAGGTGGCCGCATGA
- a CDS encoding BMP family lipoprotein — MNFTSRKAAVSGLAMLGASALVLAGCAAAPEEGGTAGPTDEALDFLPCIVSDAGGFDDRSFNQAGFEGLERAAEELGVEFTDVQSQDENAYGPNVQSLVDEGCDLIITVGFLLEEATAEASAANPDINFAIIDSAVEGDNVKPIQFDTVQAAFLAGYAAASYSETGVVGTFGGLPIPPVTIFMDGFVQGVEYHNKVNGTDVQALGWDFEAQDGAFTGGFDAGTEALTVAQGLLDQNVDVLLPVGGPIYQSAAEAIRDSGREVALLGVDSDVFETDPSVGDLLLTSVLKNISNGVYDVVMAAGEGNFDNSPYVGTLENEGVGLAPFHDFESLVDAELQAQLDEITAGIVDGSIEVSSPASPGQ, encoded by the coding sequence GTGAACTTCACTTCCCGTAAGGCCGCGGTCAGCGGTCTTGCCATGCTCGGCGCGAGCGCGCTCGTGCTCGCCGGGTGCGCCGCGGCGCCCGAGGAGGGCGGCACCGCCGGCCCCACCGACGAGGCGCTCGACTTCCTTCCCTGCATCGTCTCCGACGCCGGCGGGTTCGACGACCGCTCGTTCAACCAGGCCGGCTTCGAGGGCCTCGAGCGCGCAGCGGAGGAGCTCGGCGTCGAGTTCACCGATGTGCAGTCGCAGGACGAGAACGCCTACGGCCCCAACGTGCAGAGCCTCGTCGACGAGGGCTGCGACCTCATCATCACGGTGGGCTTCCTGCTCGAGGAGGCGACAGCCGAGGCCTCCGCCGCGAACCCCGACATCAACTTCGCGATCATCGACTCGGCCGTCGAGGGCGACAACGTCAAGCCGATCCAGTTCGACACCGTCCAGGCGGCGTTCCTCGCCGGCTACGCGGCGGCGAGCTACTCCGAGACCGGTGTCGTCGGCACCTTCGGCGGCCTGCCCATCCCGCCCGTCACGATCTTCATGGACGGCTTCGTGCAGGGCGTCGAGTACCACAACAAGGTCAACGGCACCGACGTCCAGGCCCTCGGCTGGGACTTCGAGGCGCAGGACGGCGCCTTCACCGGCGGCTTCGACGCCGGCACCGAGGCGCTCACGGTGGCGCAGGGCCTGCTCGACCAGAACGTCGACGTGCTGCTGCCCGTCGGTGGCCCGATCTACCAGTCGGCCGCCGAGGCCATCCGCGACTCCGGCCGTGAGGTCGCCCTCCTCGGCGTCGACTCCGACGTGTTCGAGACCGACCCGAGCGTCGGAGACCTCCTCCTCACCTCGGTGCTGAAGAACATCAGCAACGGCGTGTACGACGTCGTCATGGCCGCCGGCGAGGGCAACTTCGACAACTCGCCCTACGTCGGCACCCTCGAGAACGAGGGCGTGGGCCTCGCCCCGTTCCACGACTTCGAGTCGCTCGTCGACGCCGAGCTCCAGGCGCAGCTCGACGAGATCACCGCCGGCATCGTCGACGGCTCGATCGAGGTCAGCTCGCCGGCGTCGCCCGGTCAGTAG